A DNA window from Methylocystis heyeri contains the following coding sequences:
- a CDS encoding carbon-nitrogen hydrolase family protein, with the protein MKVTLVQMNSISDKAANLANAKALIEQAVAQERPDWICLPEVFDFIGGTRAEKMAAAEELPGGDAYSMCQDLAREHRVFIHAGSMLEKIPGDERIHNTSVAFNREGKEVARYRKIHMFDITAPDGAKYHESAAFKPGNEVVTYDCEGVTIGCAICYDLRFPYLFQALADKNVDLIALPSAFTLVTGKDHWEVLCRARAIETQTYICAPAQTGAHKAGHETRFTYGNSLIADPWGHVVAKASEGPGLVSSHVDIDRIRKIRSMIPVAKHKVALSI; encoded by the coding sequence ATGAAAGTCACATTGGTCCAGATGAATTCGATCAGCGACAAGGCCGCCAATCTGGCGAACGCCAAGGCGCTGATAGAGCAGGCTGTCGCTCAAGAGCGCCCTGACTGGATTTGTCTGCCCGAGGTGTTCGATTTCATCGGCGGCACCCGCGCCGAGAAAATGGCGGCGGCCGAGGAGCTTCCCGGCGGAGACGCGTACTCCATGTGCCAGGATCTCGCGCGCGAGCATCGGGTCTTCATCCACGCCGGCTCCATGCTGGAGAAAATCCCGGGGGACGAGCGCATCCACAACACCAGCGTGGCGTTCAACCGCGAAGGCAAGGAGGTGGCGCGCTACCGCAAGATCCACATGTTCGACATCACGGCGCCGGACGGCGCGAAATATCACGAGAGCGCCGCCTTCAAGCCGGGCAACGAGGTCGTGACCTATGATTGCGAAGGCGTGACCATCGGATGCGCCATCTGCTACGATTTGCGCTTTCCCTACCTGTTTCAGGCGCTTGCGGACAAGAATGTCGATCTGATCGCCCTGCCCTCCGCTTTCACGCTCGTGACCGGAAAGGACCATTGGGAGGTGCTCTGCCGCGCCAGAGCCATCGAAACCCAGACCTATATTTGCGCTCCGGCGCAGACCGGCGCCCATAAAGCCGGGCATGAGACTCGCTTCACCTATGGCAACTCTCTCATCGCCGACCCCTGGGGGCATGTCGTCGCAAAAGCTTCCGAAGGACCCGGACTAGTATCATCCCATGTCGATATTGATCGCATAAGGAAGATACGATCGATGATTCCGGTCGCGAAACACAAGGTCGCACTCTCTATTTGA
- a CDS encoding integration host factor subunit alpha → MSIREENQGNTLTRAALREAVYACCPTLSRSEARKILDTAFEEICEALVRGEQVKLRSFGTFNIRSKRARVGRNPKTGVEAPITPRKVLTFKASPVLVALINGETVTEEED, encoded by the coding sequence ATGTCGATAAGAGAAGAAAATCAAGGAAATACCCTCACTCGCGCGGCGTTGCGCGAGGCGGTGTACGCTTGCTGCCCGACCCTCTCCCGTTCGGAAGCCCGCAAGATCCTCGACACCGCTTTCGAGGAAATCTGCGAAGCTCTGGTGCGCGGCGAGCAGGTCAAGCTGCGTTCCTTCGGCACGTTCAACATCAGGAGCAAGCGCGCTCGCGTGGGACGGAACCCGAAGACCGGGGTCGAAGCGCCGATCACGCCCCGGAAAGTCCTCACCTTCAAGGCCTCGCCCGTTCTGGTCGCTTTGATCAACGGCGAAACCGTGACCGAGGAAGAAGACTGA
- a CDS encoding ABC transporter ATP-binding protein/permease, translating into MRKLGAAVGVFAILALLAGAHKGDPETLLLGVGASICAYTTWRSEPISSFLKIFVAIFSSEVVVFGLLRLSETEGLWPASLKDYALPESMALTVAVFSILTFAVSHVPVVGRATRIADLFFDSAHETQSTFMGVRIWRGRESALAITMIVLLVLINQGQVGISVRLSFFNRDWFNAIQEKNQPEFWRQLLMVFTPWAFVYVSSAVIEFVMQSFMLIRWRSWLTKYYVSHWLSRHSHYRMTLEGGETDNPDQRISEDIRSFIEGDATGNGIYAYSITLISTLSSLVSFSIVLWDLSGNFAVPGTELRIPGLLFWVALIYATVGTLITFIIGRSLNVIYFERQRREADFRFSLARLREYSEQVALLGGEPAEQASLAQRFGAIISNFLALVKKRKQLLAFTASYGQLSPIIPYILTAPFYFAGKIQLGVMSQTARAFSTVEESLNFFVTYYTSLASFRAVLDRLSSFDEAIDVADRRQTAAAVTRGPSGAPISLENVALALPDGRLIVDVSSLDFARGESVLLTGPSGSGKSTLFRAIAGIWPYRRGSIVFPGGDRVMLLPQRPYIPIGSLRAAVAYPHETQAYSDDEIRSALEAAELAPFVSRLDHENGWSQRLSGGEQQRVAIARALLEKPDWLFLDEATSALDEALEARLYKVLRERLPGTTIVSIGHRATLAAFHQRHLDMETNGDGLFTPREKAFA; encoded by the coding sequence ATGCGGAAACTCGGCGCGGCGGTCGGCGTCTTTGCTATCCTAGCCCTCCTTGCGGGCGCGCATAAAGGAGATCCGGAAACTCTCCTTCTCGGCGTCGGGGCCTCGATCTGCGCCTATACGACCTGGCGCTCGGAGCCCATCTCCAGCTTCCTGAAAATCTTCGTCGCGATTTTCTCGTCCGAAGTCGTCGTCTTCGGCCTGTTGCGTCTCTCCGAGACCGAGGGGCTCTGGCCCGCCTCGCTGAAGGATTACGCTCTGCCGGAGAGCATGGCGCTCACGGTGGCGGTGTTCTCGATCCTGACCTTTGCGGTTTCTCATGTGCCGGTGGTAGGCCGCGCGACGCGCATCGCCGATCTTTTCTTCGACTCCGCGCACGAGACCCAGTCGACCTTTATGGGCGTCCGGATCTGGCGCGGACGCGAGAGCGCGCTGGCGATTACGATGATCGTGCTTCTGGTTCTGATCAATCAGGGCCAGGTCGGCATTTCCGTGCGCCTTTCCTTCTTCAACCGCGACTGGTTCAACGCCATTCAGGAAAAGAACCAGCCCGAATTCTGGCGCCAGCTGCTGATGGTGTTCACGCCCTGGGCCTTCGTCTATGTGTCCAGCGCAGTAATCGAATTCGTCATGCAGTCGTTCATGCTGATACGCTGGCGTAGTTGGCTGACCAAATACTACGTCTCGCATTGGCTCAGCCGCCACAGCCACTACCGCATGACTCTGGAGGGCGGCGAGACCGACAACCCGGACCAGCGCATTTCGGAAGACATCAGGAGCTTCATCGAAGGCGACGCGACCGGCAACGGCATCTACGCCTATTCGATCACGCTGATCTCGACCCTCAGCTCGCTGGTCTCCTTCTCGATCGTCCTTTGGGATCTCTCGGGGAATTTCGCCGTTCCGGGCACGGAACTCCGCATTCCGGGCCTGTTGTTCTGGGTCGCTCTGATCTATGCCACGGTCGGCACGCTGATCACCTTCATCATCGGCCGGTCCCTCAATGTGATCTATTTCGAGCGTCAGCGGCGGGAGGCGGATTTCCGCTTTTCCCTTGCGCGCCTGCGCGAATATAGCGAGCAGGTCGCCTTGCTGGGCGGCGAGCCCGCCGAGCAGGCCTCGCTGGCCCAGCGCTTCGGCGCCATCATCTCGAACTTCCTCGCCCTGGTCAAAAAGCGCAAGCAGTTGCTGGCCTTTACCGCCAGCTACGGCCAGCTCTCGCCCATCATCCCCTATATTCTCACCGCGCCCTTCTACTTCGCCGGCAAAATCCAGCTCGGCGTCATGAGCCAGACGGCCAGGGCCTTTTCCACAGTCGAGGAATCTCTCAATTTCTTCGTGACCTATTACACCTCGCTCGCGAGCTTCAGGGCGGTGCTGGATCGCTTGAGCTCCTTCGACGAAGCTATCGACGTCGCAGACCGCCGCCAGACCGCCGCCGCCGTGACTCGCGGGCCTTCGGGCGCCCCCATCTCGCTCGAAAATGTGGCGCTCGCGCTTCCCGACGGGCGGCTCATCGTCGACGTCAGCTCGCTCGATTTCGCGCGGGGAGAATCGGTGCTGCTCACAGGGCCCTCGGGCTCGGGAAAATCGACCCTGTTTCGCGCGATCGCGGGCATTTGGCCCTATCGCCGCGGCTCCATCGTTTTTCCCGGCGGCGACCGCGTGATGCTGCTGCCGCAAAGGCCCTACATCCCGATCGGATCGCTGCGCGCCGCGGTCGCCTATCCACACGAAACCCAAGCCTATTCGGACGACGAAATAAGATCTGCTCTGGAGGCCGCCGAGCTCGCGCCTTTCGTTTCGCGGCTCGACCATGAGAACGGCTGGAGCCAACGGCTTTCCGGCGGCGAGCAGCAGCGTGTGGCCATCGCCCGCGCGCTGCTGGAAAAGCCCGATTGGCTGTTCCTGGACGAGGCGACCTCCGCCCTCGACGAAGCGCTCGAAGCCAGGCTCTATAAGGTTCTGCGCGAGCGCCTGCCGGGTACGACCATCGTCTCCATCGGCCATCGCGCCACCCTCGCCGCTTTTCACCAGCGCCATCTGGACATGGAGACCAACGGCGACGGCCTGTTCACCCCGCGCGAAAAGGCCTTCGCATGA
- a CDS encoding RlmE family RNA methyltransferase — MTTKTGGDDGRAGGRSLKVRVKTARKRSLSSTLWLARQLNDPYVARAKREGYRSRAAYKLLEMDERFHFLKPGMRIVDLGAAPGGWCQVAAEKIKATDGKGKIVAVDLLDMEPIPGVSFAVKDFNDEDAPDFIKEMLGGGADGVMSDMAANTTGHKATDHLKIVALAELAADFAGEVLAPGGFFVAKVFQGGAEGQLLARLKRDFAIVRHVKPQASRAGSPELYVLATGFRGAREAAKD, encoded by the coding sequence ATGACCACCAAGACAGGCGGCGACGACGGCCGCGCCGGCGGCCGTTCCCTCAAGGTGCGCGTGAAGACCGCGCGCAAGCGCTCTCTTTCATCCACGCTTTGGCTGGCGCGGCAGCTCAACGATCCCTATGTCGCGCGCGCGAAGCGCGAGGGCTATCGCTCGCGCGCGGCCTATAAGCTTCTGGAGATGGACGAGCGCTTCCATTTCCTGAAACCCGGAATGCGCATCGTCGATCTCGGCGCCGCTCCGGGAGGCTGGTGTCAGGTCGCGGCCGAAAAGATCAAGGCGACGGACGGCAAGGGCAAGATCGTCGCGGTCGATCTGCTCGACATGGAGCCCATCCCCGGGGTCTCCTTCGCGGTGAAGGATTTCAACGACGAGGACGCCCCCGATTTCATCAAGGAAATGCTCGGCGGCGGCGCCGACGGCGTTATGTCCGACATGGCCGCCAACACAACCGGGCATAAGGCCACCGATCACCTCAAGATCGTCGCGCTGGCGGAACTCGCCGCCGATTTTGCCGGCGAGGTGCTGGCGCCCGGCGGATTTTTTGTCGCCAAGGTGTTTCAGGGCGGCGCCGAGGGTCAACTCCTCGCTCGGCTCAAGCGCGACTTCGCCATCGTGCGGCATGTCAAGCCTCAGGCCAGCCGCGCCGGCTCGCCGGAGCTTTACGTTCTCGCGACCGGATTCCGCGGCGCGCGCGAGGCCGCGAAGGACTGA
- a CDS encoding cupin domain-containing protein: protein MTVSKETAEHYSWGEACDGWILSPSPQLTVIQERMPPHSSERRHVHSMARQFFFVLYGELTMELEGEIHRVPMMSGVEIRPLSKHQARNDSDEDVHFLVISSPTTRGDRTDV, encoded by the coding sequence ATGACGGTCAGCAAGGAAACCGCGGAACATTATAGCTGGGGCGAGGCATGTGATGGATGGATTCTCTCTCCATCGCCGCAGCTGACGGTCATTCAAGAACGCATGCCCCCGCATAGTTCCGAGCGGCGGCATGTGCACTCCATGGCCAGGCAATTCTTCTTCGTTCTTTATGGAGAGCTGACGATGGAATTGGAGGGAGAAATTCATCGCGTGCCGATGATGAGCGGCGTCGAAATCCGGCCTCTTTCAAAGCACCAGGCTCGCAACGACTCTGACGAGGACGTGCATTTCCTCGTCATCTCCAGCCCGACGACGAGAGGCGATCGAACGGACGTCTAG
- a CDS encoding DMT family transporter, producing MIEQDFHPVSQKTRYAMGAAFGLAAVCVWAMWMSITRLGVTTSLSVYDLTMLRFATAGILLAPVVVRKGWAIDRLGWPRLLVLVSGAGAPYVLVASSGLRFAPAAHAGALMPGVMPLFVALIAAFVMREKFSALRKAGYALIALGVLTILGVSALATSGEQTEGHLLFLTAAFMWACYTIVLRQSQLEPLHGAALVSAGSCVLYLPAYFLTQGAHAFAAPLSDLAFQAFFQGVLSSILALFFFGKGIALLGASAGAAFSALTPALAALLAIPILGEIPAPRDWAPLFAVSAGVFLASGGSVPQWRRD from the coding sequence ATGATCGAGCAGGACTTCCATCCGGTGTCGCAAAAAACGAGATACGCGATGGGGGCGGCATTTGGACTCGCGGCAGTCTGCGTCTGGGCGATGTGGATGTCGATCACCCGCCTCGGCGTGACGACATCGCTCAGCGTCTATGATCTCACAATGCTGCGTTTCGCAACCGCCGGAATTCTGCTCGCGCCGGTGGTCGTCCGCAAGGGCTGGGCGATCGACCGACTCGGCTGGCCGCGCCTGCTCGTGCTTGTCAGCGGCGCGGGCGCTCCCTATGTGCTCGTCGCATCAAGCGGTCTTCGCTTCGCGCCCGCAGCTCATGCCGGCGCGCTGATGCCCGGCGTTATGCCGTTGTTCGTCGCGCTCATCGCCGCATTCGTGATGAGGGAGAAATTTTCGGCTCTGCGGAAGGCGGGCTACGCCCTCATTGCGCTTGGCGTTCTCACTATCCTCGGCGTGTCGGCCCTGGCGACGAGCGGGGAACAGACCGAAGGGCATTTGCTGTTTTTGACCGCCGCCTTCATGTGGGCTTGCTACACTATAGTTCTTCGCCAATCGCAACTCGAGCCGCTTCACGGCGCGGCGCTTGTCTCCGCCGGCTCCTGCGTGCTGTATTTGCCGGCGTATTTCCTGACGCAAGGGGCGCACGCCTTCGCCGCGCCGCTCAGCGATCTCGCATTTCAGGCGTTTTTCCAAGGCGTCCTGTCTTCTATCCTCGCTCTGTTTTTCTTTGGAAAAGGCATTGCTTTGCTCGGCGCCTCGGCCGGTGCGGCCTTCAGCGCTCTGACGCCCGCCCTGGCGGCGCTTCTCGCCATCCCGATCCTCGGAGAAATTCCGGCGCCGCGTGACTGGGCGCCGCTTTTCGCGGTGTCGGCAGGCGTGTTCCTCGCCAGCGGCGGCAGTGTTCCGCAATGGCGTCGCGATTGA
- a CDS encoding MFS transporter: MPTLVLTPLIVATALFMENLDGTVLATALPAMAADLHEDPIALKLALTSYLLALAVFIPMSGWAADKFGARKVFRAAIVVFTLGSILCGLSSSLETVVASRVVQGMGGAMMAPVGRLVILRTAPRAELVRALAWLTIPALIGPLIGPPVGGFIATYFHWRYIFWINVPMGALGVLLTSRFIPDLRETDVSPLDIRGAALTGVGLSCLVFGFSVAGRGAVPPLAWTSLILIGFAALFAYVRYACNAPFPILDLGLLKVPTFRAAVLGGFLFRIGIGALPFLLPLLFQAGFHLSAFQSGSLTFIAAAGAMAMKTAAQPILHAFGFRRVLIVNALISSVFLTANIFFTVETPHWIVMAVLLVGGFIRSLEFTALNAVGYAEIDQRILSRATSFASVGQQLSQSVGVAIGAAALEASRAMRGGGELAASDFAPAFMVVALISAASIFAFRPLAANAGDELAGRNSRSDYGEVSVRSG, translated from the coding sequence TTGCCCACTCTGGTCCTGACGCCCCTCATCGTCGCCACCGCCCTGTTCATGGAGAATCTGGACGGCACCGTGCTGGCCACGGCGTTGCCGGCGATGGCTGCGGACCTTCATGAGGACCCGATAGCCCTCAAGCTGGCGCTGACCTCCTATCTCTTGGCTCTTGCGGTATTTATCCCAATGTCGGGTTGGGCGGCGGATAAATTCGGGGCGCGCAAGGTTTTTCGCGCGGCGATCGTGGTTTTCACCCTCGGCTCGATCCTTTGCGGCCTGTCGTCCTCGCTGGAGACCGTGGTGGCCTCGCGCGTCGTCCAGGGCATGGGCGGAGCCATGATGGCTCCGGTCGGCAGGCTGGTGATCTTGCGCACGGCCCCGCGCGCCGAGCTGGTGCGCGCTCTGGCCTGGCTCACCATCCCGGCGCTGATCGGCCCCTTGATCGGCCCGCCGGTCGGCGGTTTCATCGCCACCTATTTCCATTGGCGATACATCTTCTGGATCAACGTGCCGATGGGCGCGCTCGGCGTTCTTCTGACGAGCCGCTTCATACCCGACCTGCGCGAAACCGATGTGAGCCCGCTCGATATACGAGGCGCCGCGCTCACAGGGGTTGGGCTGTCCTGCCTCGTATTCGGCTTCAGCGTCGCGGGCAGGGGCGCCGTGCCTCCCTTGGCCTGGACCTCGCTCATCCTTATCGGATTCGCCGCCCTTTTCGCCTATGTCCGCTACGCTTGCAACGCGCCTTTTCCGATTCTGGATCTAGGGCTGTTGAAGGTTCCGACCTTTCGCGCCGCGGTCCTGGGCGGGTTCCTGTTCCGCATCGGCATAGGGGCCCTGCCTTTTCTGCTGCCGCTGTTGTTTCAGGCCGGATTTCATCTGTCGGCGTTTCAGTCGGGCTCGCTCACCTTTATCGCCGCGGCGGGCGCGATGGCGATGAAGACGGCGGCTCAGCCCATCCTGCACGCCTTCGGCTTCCGGCGGGTGCTGATCGTAAACGCCCTGATTTCTTCGGTTTTTCTGACTGCGAACATCTTCTTCACGGTCGAAACGCCCCATTGGATCGTGATGGCCGTCCTTCTGGTCGGCGGTTTTATCCGCTCGCTCGAATTCACCGCGCTGAACGCCGTCGGCTACGCCGAGATCGACCAGCGCATATTGAGCCGGGCCACCAGCTTCGCTTCCGTCGGCCAGCAGCTTTCGCAATCGGTGGGGGTGGCGATCGGCGCCGCGGCGCTGGAGGCCTCTCGCGCCATGCGCGGCGGCGGCGAGTTGGCGGCTTCGGATTTTGCGCCCGCCTTCATGGTGGTTGCGCTGATTTCGGCGGCTTCGATTTTTGCGTTCCGGCCGCTTGCGGCAAATGCGGGAGACGAGCTCGCGGGGAGAAACAGTCGGTCCGACTACGGGGAAGTTTCCGTGAGATCCGGCTAG
- the ftsY gene encoding signal recognition particle-docking protein FtsY: MSQSDGTKEKRGMFARLFGRGAPAPEPAGETPAEEAPAPKRSWRERLFGGLFRSSQAIAKGIAEVFTKRKLDTLTLEELEDVLLRADLGVAAAQRVTKAVGAARYEKNIEPDEVRAILAREVENILEPVALPFDIDASRRPFVVLVVGVNGSGKTTTIAKLASKWRSEGKSVVLAAGDTFRAAAVEQLRIWGDRLDATVVAGKEGADAAGLAFDAIKTAREQNAEVLLMDTAGRLQNRTELMAELEKIVRVMKKADPEAPHAVLLVLDATVGQNALAQVEVFGKTAGVTGLVMTKLDGTARGGILVAIAEKYALPIHFVGVGESADDLEPFTARDFARAIAGLDPEESDPAKAAAEIAK; this comes from the coding sequence ATGAGCCAATCAGACGGGACCAAAGAGAAGCGGGGCATGTTTGCGCGCCTTTTCGGTCGCGGCGCCCCGGCGCCGGAGCCTGCGGGCGAAACCCCGGCGGAGGAAGCCCCGGCCCCCAAGCGCAGCTGGCGCGAACGCCTGTTCGGCGGGCTGTTCCGGTCTTCGCAGGCGATCGCCAAGGGCATCGCCGAGGTGTTCACCAAGCGTAAGCTGGATACGCTGACGCTCGAGGAGCTGGAGGACGTGCTTCTGCGCGCCGACCTCGGCGTCGCCGCAGCCCAGCGCGTCACCAAAGCGGTGGGCGCCGCCCGCTATGAGAAAAACATCGAGCCCGACGAGGTTCGCGCCATTCTGGCGCGCGAGGTCGAGAACATTCTCGAGCCCGTCGCCCTGCCCTTCGACATCGACGCCTCCAGGCGTCCATTCGTGGTCCTCGTGGTCGGCGTGAACGGCTCGGGCAAAACCACCACCATCGCCAAGCTCGCCTCCAAATGGCGCAGCGAGGGAAAAAGCGTGGTGCTGGCCGCCGGCGACACTTTCCGCGCCGCCGCCGTCGAGCAGTTGCGGATATGGGGCGACCGTCTGGACGCCACTGTCGTCGCCGGAAAAGAGGGCGCCGACGCCGCCGGCCTCGCCTTCGACGCCATCAAGACCGCCCGGGAGCAGAACGCCGAAGTTCTGCTTATGGACACCGCGGGCCGTTTGCAGAACCGCACCGAATTGATGGCGGAACTGGAAAAGATCGTCAGGGTGATGAAAAAGGCCGACCCGGAAGCGCCCCATGCGGTGCTGCTGGTGCTCGACGCCACCGTCGGCCAGAACGCCCTCGCCCAGGTCGAAGTTTTCGGCAAGACCGCGGGCGTGACCGGCCTCGTCATGACCAAGCTGGACGGAACCGCCCGCGGCGGCATTCTGGTCGCCATCGCGGAGAAATACGCGCTTCCGATCCACTTCGTGGGCGTCGGCGAAAGCGCCGACGACCTCGAACCCTTCACTGCGCGCGATTTCGCGCGCGCCATAGCGGGACTCGACCCCGAGGAATCCGACCCCGCGAAAGCCGCGGCGGAGATCGCAAAATGA
- a CDS encoding septation protein A: MTEQTALEKNAGPDGGDRKRLSPGLKMALELGPLAVFFIANQKFGIFAATAALMVGVLLTLAVSWVVTRRLPVMPVVTAILVLIFGALTFVLQDETFIKLKVTILYLLFGGALIGALWFDKLLLPIVFDAAFHLDEAGWRKLTWRWGFFFFFLAGLNEVLRRVLTTDAWVNFKVFGILPLTFLFVLTQMPLVFRHEIKPEEDNAEAHF, encoded by the coding sequence ATGACTGAGCAAACAGCCCTGGAGAAGAACGCCGGCCCCGACGGCGGCGATCGCAAGCGCCTCAGCCCCGGATTGAAAATGGCGCTGGAACTCGGGCCGCTCGCCGTATTCTTCATCGCCAACCAGAAATTCGGGATCTTCGCTGCCACAGCGGCTCTCATGGTCGGGGTGCTCCTGACCCTCGCGGTCTCGTGGGTCGTCACGAGGCGCCTGCCCGTGATGCCGGTGGTCACAGCCATATTGGTGCTGATCTTCGGCGCGCTGACCTTCGTGCTGCAGGACGAGACCTTCATAAAGCTCAAGGTCACGATCCTTTATTTGCTTTTCGGCGGCGCGCTGATCGGGGCGCTCTGGTTCGACAAGCTGCTGCTGCCCATCGTCTTCGACGCCGCCTTCCATCTCGACGAGGCCGGCTGGCGCAAGCTGACTTGGCGCTGGGGCTTTTTCTTCTTCTTCCTCGCCGGTCTCAACGAAGTGCTGCGCCGCGTTCTCACCACCGACGCCTGGGTGAATTTCAAGGTCTTCGGCATTTTGCCGCTGACCTTCCTTTTCGTGCTGACCCAGATGCCGCTGGTGTTCCGCCACGAGATCAAGCCCGAAGAAGACAACGCCGAGGCGCATTTTTGA
- a CDS encoding uracil-DNA glycosylase family protein — MAPDSIPTLADAGLAEISAEAGRCRRCPLYRDATQIVFGEGPADARMVLVGEQPGHHEDLSGRPFVGPAGLVLEKALNAAGVSRLTCRYMASSSRRREMQNPGSASLAARPLAQVGRKYKSEAQTAPPASSPQKLKNAPRRCLLRA, encoded by the coding sequence ATGGCGCCGGACTCAATCCCCACTCTCGCCGATGCAGGTTTGGCTGAAATATCTGCCGAGGCGGGTCGTTGCCGCCGATGCCCATTGTATCGCGACGCCACCCAAATCGTTTTCGGCGAAGGCCCCGCAGATGCGCGCATGGTTCTGGTCGGCGAACAGCCGGGCCACCATGAGGATCTGAGCGGGCGGCCTTTCGTCGGTCCGGCGGGACTGGTGCTGGAAAAAGCGCTGAACGCCGCGGGCGTCTCGCGCCTGACTTGCCGATACATGGCGTCGTCGTCTCGAAGACGAGAAATGCAAAATCCAGGATCTGCATCGCTTGCAGCCCGGCCACTTGCTCAAGTGGGAAGAAAATACAAAAGCGAGGCACAAACGGCCCCGCCTGCTAGCTCGCCGCAAAAACTCAAAAATGCGCCTCGGCGTTGTCTTCTTCGGGCTTGA
- a CDS encoding general secretion pathway protein GspK — MKTRPDSRRSRSRVLRRGTRAGRGAGYALVVVIWGLGIISLMIVSFMTTARMRLQAANNIAGATQADEIAQAAINLAILSLAKERQAVAQAPVQPTGALPVPTAAPQRIIHAGEPSFCGISGAAVALAVEDEGGKVDLNGANQALMKAMLIGFGLGQNDADSAAGAIVAFRSGSGDPGNASALPGKIGGRQSKQELFQTVYELDQVEGFDPSLVRQIIPFVTVHGRRPRVDAETAPPALFGALIGLKPEEVQTLRATPYPNDLDRQDPRFPAAYKQNGDSGIYLIHAESRLGMGQTAVREAIVDLNGDNGALFAIREVRRGELRFLEVLRAAQAQGGLASPC; from the coding sequence ATGAAGACGAGACCAGACAGCCGGCGTTCGCGTTCCAGAGTTCTCCGCCGCGGGACGCGCGCGGGCAGGGGCGCGGGTTATGCCCTGGTGGTGGTGATCTGGGGTCTAGGCATCATCTCGCTGATGATCGTTTCCTTCATGACCACGGCCCGCATGAGGCTTCAGGCGGCGAACAACATCGCCGGCGCCACTCAGGCCGACGAAATCGCCCAGGCCGCAATAAATCTCGCGATTCTATCCCTCGCCAAAGAGCGGCAGGCGGTAGCGCAGGCTCCCGTTCAACCTACGGGGGCTCTTCCGGTTCCGACAGCGGCGCCGCAGCGGATCATTCACGCAGGGGAACCGAGTTTCTGCGGCATTTCCGGAGCCGCCGTGGCGCTCGCGGTTGAAGACGAAGGCGGCAAAGTCGACCTCAACGGAGCCAATCAGGCCCTGATGAAGGCCATGCTCATCGGCTTTGGCCTCGGTCAAAACGACGCCGACTCCGCCGCCGGCGCCATCGTCGCCTTCCGCAGCGGTTCGGGGGACCCGGGCAACGCCAGTGCGCTCCCGGGCAAGATCGGCGGCCGACAATCGAAGCAGGAGCTTTTTCAGACCGTGTACGAGCTGGATCAGGTGGAGGGCTTCGATCCGTCGCTGGTGCGCCAGATCATCCCCTTCGTCACCGTCCATGGGCGCCGCCCGCGGGTGGACGCCGAAACCGCGCCGCCGGCGCTGTTCGGCGCGCTCATCGGCCTGAAACCCGAAGAAGTACAGACCTTGCGCGCGACGCCTTATCCGAACGACCTCGACCGCCAGGACCCCCGTTTTCCCGCCGCCTACAAGCAGAACGGCGACAGCGGGATTTATCTCATCCATGCGGAAAGCAGGCTCGGCATGGGGCAGACCGCCGTGAGGGAGGCCATCGTCGATCTCAACGGCGACAATGGCGCGCTCTTCGCGATCCGCGAGGTGCGACGGGGCGAGCTGCGGTTTCTGGAGGTCTTGCGCGCGGCGCAGGCGCAGGGCGGCCTGGCGTCGCCGTGCTGA